One part of the Hydra vulgaris chromosome 01, alternate assembly HydraT2T_AEP genome encodes these proteins:
- the LOC136074094 gene encoding uncharacterized protein LOC136074094 — MSHHFHKEQRERYESISSNLFNQVNLEINGNQLFSKNLISRKKLLDKIHSNFLQDANKSILVLYGMSGVGKTHIARKYCEINHNFYKNIVWIDAAFGMLQTSIINHCQILGFEVHDSKGNYFDIKVILEKIHNHYKNEKTLYVFDNVFEKVKGLLMYISRKPNSFTLITSQWRTWSNNVNKMLVDVFSFEEAFAYVKSNIKENKDENIKNLVEELRFHPFAITQINIDPNNSNELLDNNNFPTDEESKSALKTINLVLIKFEKTKPFPFRILNCLSHCDGQNISKQFIIQISNHLGISDEYLIDEAIGFLMSYSLFNCFDDKKYSIHKLTQLTCIYFQKRNSSTNTYVDQIEKYFTVELNEVKDHVDYGNHFVFHFIYMFRTNEKTFVKSFHHMTPSIRKLLVCKGLIVEAIEILRAIQSFNTETYGEYNKFTLRTKHNIARCSDDMGKYNEALEIFYSVDKMQTEVLGINHSDTMETKINIALCLNNMGKYIEAIEIYYSVDKIRSEILGINHPDTLETKHGIALCLNNMGKYNEALEIYYSVDKIRSEILGINHPDTLERKHGIALCLNNMGKYDEAIEIYYSVDKIRSEILGIIHPDTIVTKHCIALCLNNMGYHNEALKLYYSVDKIQTEMLGSNHPNTITTKHNIAFCLNNMGKCNEALEVFHSVYKMRTEILGVNHQHTIETKHCIAICSNDLEK, encoded by the exons ATGTCACATCATTTTCacaaagaacaaagagaaag atATGAATCTATTTCTTCTAATCTTTTTAATCAAGTAAATTTAGAGATAAATG GTaatcaacttttttcaaaaaatttgatttcacGCAAGAAACTACTTGATAAAATTCATTCTAATTTTTTACAAGATGCAAACAAGTCAATTTTAGTACTATATGGAATGTCGGGTGTTGGAAAGACACATATTGCCAGAAAATATTGTGAAATAAATCATAACttctataaaaacattgtttggaTTGACGCAGCATTCGGAATGTTACAAACTTCAATAATAAACCATTGTCAAATATTAGGATTTGAGGTTCATGATTCGAAAggaaattattttgatataaaagtgattcttgaaaaaattcacaaccattacaaaaatgaaaaaactttgtatGTTTTTGACAATGTTTTTGAAAAGGTTAAAGGCTTATTAATGTACATTTCAAGAAAACCGAATTCATTCACGTTGATTACCTCCCAATGGAGAACGTGGtcaaataatgtaaataaaatgctagttgatgttttttcttttgaagAAGCATTTGCTTATGtaaaaagcaatattaaagaaaacaaagacgaaaacataaaaaacttagttGAAGAACTTCGTTTTCATCCGTTTGCTATTACTCAG ATCAATATAGATCCTAATAATTCTAATGAATTATTAGACAATAATAACTTTCCAACCGATGAAGAATCAAAGTCTgctttaaaaacaatcaatttagttttaataaaatttgaaaagacTAAACCTTTTCCATTTAGaatattaaactgtttatcTCATTGTGACGGTCAAAACATcagtaaacaatttataatcCAAATCTCAAATCACTTGGGAATAAGCGATGAATATTTAATAGATGAAGCAATCGGATTTCTAATGagttattctttatttaactgttttgatgataaaaaatattcaattcaCAAACTTACACAGTTGACatgtatatattttcaaaagagAAATTCAAGTACAAATACGTATGTTGatcaaatagaaaaatattttacagttgAACTAAACGAAGTCAAAGATCACGTGGATTATGGaaaccattttgtttttcattttatctatATGTTTCgtacaaatgaaaaaacatttgtgaAATCATTTCATCATATGACGCCTtctattagaaaattattaGTATGTAAAGGTTTAATTGTAGAAGCAATTGAAATATTAAGAGCTATTCAAAGTTTTAATACAGAAACTTATGGTGAATACAATAAATTTACGCTGCGTACTAAACATAATATTGCAAGGTGTTCGGacgatatgggaaaatataacgaagctttagagatattttattctgttgataaaatgcAAACTGAagttttaggtatcaaccattcAGATACAAtggaaacaaaaattaatatcgCACTCTGTTTGAacaatatgggaaaatatattGAAGCTATAGagatttattattctgttgataaaatacgatctgaaattttaggtatcaaccatccagatacatTGGAAACAAAACATGGTATCGCACTTTGTTTGAacaatatgggaaaatataacgaagctttagaaatttattattctgttgataaaatacgatctgaaattttaggtatcaaccatccagatacatTGGAAAGAAAACATGGTATCGCACTTTGTTTGAACAATATGGGAAAATATGACGAAGCTATAGagatttattattctgttgataaaatacgatctgaaattttaggtatcatcCATCCAGATACAATAGTAACAAAACATTGCATTGCACTCTGTTTGAACAATATGGGATATCATAACGAAGCtttgaaactttattattctgttgataaaatacaaactgaaatgtTAGGAAGCAACCATCCAAATACCATCACAACAAAGCACAATATTGCATTCTGTTTGAACAATATGGGAAAAtgtaacgaagctttagaagtTTTTCATTCTGTTTATAAAATgcgaactgaaattttaggtgtCAACCATCAGCATACAATAGAAACAAAACATTGTATCGCAATATGTTCGAATGATTTAGAAAAATAG